In a single window of the Chitinivibrio alkaliphilus ACht1 genome:
- the aroE gene encoding shikimate dehydrogenase, whose protein sequence is MKVCEIDGTTKITGLLGNPVGHSLSPIIHNHAYGTLGLNYVYVPLGCEKQQLSSLIDGLRALQFAGANVTIPYKEEILSFCDVLSPLSQLTGTVNTLYWDEHRLCGTTTDGAGFFRALTADGFSPQGKRVLIVGNGGTARTLAMVLAHEGKTGDIILAGRNSKKVTHLIEEVYEKTSTRIHGVHLPDDLAQVLPGIDLLIHCTPLGMHPHESQTPFDTSLLSSHTYVFDAIYNPAETALLRGAAQQGCACQNGLRMLLLQGLESQRHWTGVEVPLDIFSISELQKKV, encoded by the coding sequence ATGAAGGTGTGTGAAATTGATGGTACGACGAAAATCACTGGGTTGTTAGGCAATCCCGTAGGACATTCCCTCTCTCCCATAATACATAACCATGCCTATGGAACTTTGGGGCTGAACTATGTCTATGTACCCTTGGGTTGTGAGAAACAACAGCTTTCTTCATTGATTGATGGCTTGCGGGCTCTTCAGTTTGCCGGTGCAAATGTGACTATTCCGTATAAAGAAGAAATTCTGTCCTTTTGTGATGTTCTTTCACCGCTCTCGCAGCTTACTGGCACGGTAAATACACTCTATTGGGATGAGCACCGGCTTTGCGGCACCACTACCGACGGAGCGGGGTTCTTCCGTGCTCTCACAGCAGACGGTTTTTCTCCTCAGGGAAAGCGTGTTCTCATTGTTGGTAATGGCGGTACCGCTCGGACCCTTGCTATGGTACTTGCTCATGAAGGGAAAACGGGGGATATTATCCTTGCTGGTCGAAATTCTAAAAAGGTTACTCACCTCATAGAAGAGGTATATGAGAAAACATCTACTAGAATTCACGGCGTACATCTTCCCGATGATTTGGCGCAGGTCCTGCCCGGTATAGACCTCCTTATACATTGTACTCCCCTTGGAATGCATCCCCATGAGAGCCAGACTCCCTTCGATACGTCCCTGCTTTCATCACATACCTATGTGTTTGATGCTATTTATAATCCGGCAGAGACCGCTCTTCTTCGCGGAGCTGCACAACAGGGATGCGCCTGCCAGAATGGCTTGCGTATGCTTTTGCTACAGGGGTTGGAATCGCAGCGGCACTGGACGGGGGTTGAGGTCCCCCTGGATATTTTTTCCATATCTGAACTTCAAAAAAAGGTGTAA